From the genome of Geoglobus ahangari, one region includes:
- a CDS encoding thioredoxin family protein, which yields MGLIDRILRKSRKTGVVPASAQTFDELLNSSRYVVVDFWGKRCPPCEAMEPIVERLAGEYDGRVLFLKVSVNSSPELAERCRVRSVPAFLFFENARLKGRRVGAMKYEHFKRWVDGLMEG from the coding sequence ATGGGGCTGATTGACAGAATACTGAGAAAGTCCAGAAAAACAGGGGTCGTGCCTGCCAGCGCTCAGACATTCGACGAGCTGCTGAACTCGAGCAGGTACGTTGTCGTGGACTTCTGGGGGAAGCGCTGCCCGCCGTGCGAGGCTATGGAGCCAATCGTCGAGAGACTTGCAGGCGAATACGATGGCAGGGTTCTCTTCCTCAAGGTCAGCGTGAACTCAAGCCCTGAGCTTGCGGAGAGGTGCAGGGTGCGGAGCGTTCCGGCCTTCCTGTTCTTCGAGAACGCACGCCTCAAGGGGCGAAGGGTTGGCGCGATGAAATACGAGCACTTCAAAAGATGGGTGGACGGGCTGATGGAGGGTTAG
- a CDS encoding FAD-binding oxidoreductase: MTDSSPKLLEIVPLLEAIVGERNILLHPESYLYDETPKPVRPEAERNVVVVRPASTEEVSRILRLANERGIPVFVRGGGTGLSGGAIPTRPGIVMSMERMSRIVEIDEQNLVAVCEAGVTLRQLLEAVEKVPGLSFPPHPGDESAQIGGLVANNAGGARAVKYGVMRNYVLGLEVVLPSGDVLSLGGKVIKNVTGYDLMHLIIGSEGTLCVITKAILRLIPEPGATYTLVIPFDTTAEAIRTVPEILRSGVVPLALEYMDIEAVRAGERVTGKKWPYSGGKAHLMIIVDGGTEDELMHKSEVIERVARRHGALDVLVGVGRREQRDILEIRSLIYEGLKEETIEVLDVSVPIGSIAEFVERCQDEAERLGIKVLHFGHAGDGNVHQQVLRWGFEGDEWVESYSKFKEFAFGLARELGGYITAEHGIGMVKKEDMARTMPETALTLMRAIKRVFDPNNILNPGKVIDP, encoded by the coding sequence ATGACCGACAGTTCCCCAAAACTTCTCGAGATTGTTCCGCTGCTGGAGGCGATAGTCGGGGAGAGGAACATCCTCCTGCACCCCGAAAGCTACCTCTACGACGAAACCCCCAAGCCTGTAAGGCCGGAGGCGGAGAGGAACGTTGTGGTTGTCCGGCCTGCAAGCACCGAGGAGGTCTCGAGGATTCTCAGGCTTGCAAACGAGCGCGGGATTCCGGTCTTTGTAAGGGGTGGTGGCACGGGGCTCAGCGGTGGTGCCATACCGACCAGGCCCGGAATCGTGATGTCCATGGAGAGGATGAGCAGGATTGTGGAGATAGACGAGCAGAACCTTGTCGCGGTCTGCGAGGCTGGAGTCACGCTGAGGCAGCTGCTTGAGGCAGTCGAGAAGGTCCCCGGGCTGTCCTTCCCGCCACACCCCGGTGACGAGAGCGCTCAGATTGGTGGTCTGGTTGCCAACAATGCCGGCGGTGCGAGGGCGGTGAAGTACGGCGTGATGAGGAACTACGTGCTCGGTCTGGAGGTCGTTCTGCCGAGCGGGGATGTGCTGAGCCTCGGCGGGAAGGTGATAAAGAACGTGACGGGCTACGACCTGATGCACCTCATCATCGGGAGTGAAGGGACGTTATGCGTGATCACCAAAGCCATTCTGCGACTGATTCCGGAGCCCGGGGCAACCTACACCCTCGTCATACCCTTTGACACAACTGCAGAGGCGATTCGCACGGTTCCGGAGATTCTCAGGAGCGGGGTTGTGCCGCTGGCTCTGGAGTACATGGACATAGAGGCGGTGAGGGCTGGTGAAAGGGTTACGGGCAAGAAATGGCCCTACTCGGGAGGAAAGGCCCACCTGATGATCATCGTGGATGGCGGGACAGAGGATGAGCTGATGCACAAGTCCGAGGTTATTGAGAGGGTTGCGAGGAGGCACGGGGCGCTTGACGTCCTTGTGGGGGTTGGCAGGAGGGAGCAGAGGGACATACTGGAGATCAGGAGCCTGATATACGAGGGGCTCAAGGAAGAGACGATCGAGGTTCTCGACGTCTCGGTGCCCATCGGCAGCATAGCCGAGTTCGTTGAGCGGTGTCAGGACGAGGCCGAGAGGCTCGGGATAAAGGTGCTCCACTTCGGGCATGCCGGAGACGGGAACGTGCACCAGCAGGTGCTCAGGTGGGGCTTTGAAGGGGATGAGTGGGTTGAGAGCTACTCGAAGTTCAAGGAGTTTGCATTCGGGCTTGCGAGGGAGCTTGGCGGATACATAACAGCCGAGCACGGCATAGGGATGGTGAAGAAGGAGGACATGGCGAGGACGATGCCAGAAACCGCATTGACGCTCATGAGGGCGATAAAGAGGGTCTTCGACCCGAACAACATCCTGAACCCGGGAAAGGTGATCGACCCCTAA
- a CDS encoding PIN domain-containing protein translates to MLFEIFEELEINKEIRNLAYKFVKKYGLLPNDALILATCRFYGIKYLISFDGDFERVCKEECIELIDSV, encoded by the coding sequence ATGCTCTTCGAAATTTTTGAAGAGCTGGAAATTAATAAGGAAATCAGAAATCTGGCTTATAAGTTTGTTAAAAAATACGGTTTGCTGCCGAATGATGCTCTGATTCTTGCCACCTGCAGGTTTTACGGGATAAAATACCTGATTTCGTTTGATGGTGATTTTGAAAGGGTATGCAAAGAGGAATGCATAGAGCTTATTGACAGCGTTTAG